The Flavobacterium sp. 1 genome contains the following window.
TAGCTTCTACTTTTTTAGCAATTTCACCATTAGTCAATTTCACTTTAGATGTTCCGTAAGTATCAATAAAAATACCCATTGGTTTTGCTACTCCAATCGCATACGAAACTTGTACCAAAATCTCATCGGCAACACCAGCTGCAACAAGGTTTTTTGCAATATGACGTGTAGCATAAGCAGCACTTCTGTCTACTTTACTTGGATCTTTTCCAGAGAAAGCACCCCCACCGTGAGCTCCTTTTCCACCATAAGTGTCTACAATGATTTTTCTTCCTGTCAATCCAGTATCTCCGTGAGGACCTCCAATTACGAATTTACCTGTTGGGTTAATGTGGTATTGAATTTTATCATTGAATAAATGTGCGTGAGCAGGATTTTTTGCAATGATTCTTGGAATCAATATTTCGATGATGTCTTTTTTGATTTTAGCAAGCATAGTGGCTTCTTCGTCAAAATCGTCGTGTTGTGTAGAAATTACAATAGCATCAATACGAGTAGGTTTGTTGTCATCGCTGTATTCTAAAGTAACTTGAGATTTTGCATCAGGACGTAAATAAGTAATTTCATTATTTTCACGTCTCAAAATAGCTAATTCCTGCAATAATTTATGAGATAAATCAAGTGCCAACGGCATGTAATTTTCAGTTTCATTAGTTGCATAGCCAAACATCATTCCTTGGTCTCCAGCTCCTTGCTCTTCTTTGCTTGCTCTGTCAACACCTTGATTAATATCTGCAGATTGTTCGTGAATGGCTGAAAGAATACCGCAAGAGTTTGCCTCAAACATGTATTCGCTTTTTGTATAACCAATTTTACGAATTACTTCGCGGGCAATCTGTTGTACATCTAAGTAAGTATTCGACTTTACTTCACCTGCCAATATTACTTGACCAGTAGTTACTAACGTCTCACAAGCTACTTTTGAGTCAGCATCAAATGCCAAAAAGTTATCAATTAATGCATCCGAAATTTGATCTGCAACTTTGTCTGGGTGTCCCTCACTTACAGATTCTGACGTAAATAAATAAGCCATAATAATTATAAATTTTTAAAATTAATCGAGGAAAAACAATTGCGGGAAAAATACTAAAGGAGAGTTTCTGCTTTAGCATTTTTTATGCTGAAAATTTTTCAGCATTCATAATGAAGTCATTTCATTATGAAGAGGTTGCAATCAGTTCAAATTTTTCCTCTTGTATTCGGGTGCAAAGGTATGAAACCATTTTGAATTCCAAATTATTCTTTTACTTTTTTTAATTAATTAAGAGGAATTTAACAAACTATACTAATTCCATAGAATTTATAAAATAAATTGATTTTTGCTTGGTGGATTAAAAAATAGTTTGCATTTTTGCTCCATCAAATAGAAAGAGAATGAAATTATTGATTAAGGATATGTGTTGTAACATGTGGAAAATTTCCGCAGAGTCATAGTATTGTATAATTTAAAAACATAACTATATAGATCTCTGCAAACCGCAGAGGTTTTTTTTTAAACCAATAAGAAAAATAAAGAGATGAAAGCAATAGGAAACAAAATGATGATATGTTGTATGATGTGTATGTGCATCCCAATTTGCTATTGCCAAAAGTGAAGGATAAAATCCTTGTTATAGTCCAACTATAAGCCCTTTTGGTAAACGTTCCAAAAGGGCTTTTTGTTCTCCGGAATTTTCAAAAAGACAAACTAATAAAATAACATTTAAAAACTTAAAATCATGAGTACACAAAACTTTGCAACAAACGCATTACACGCAGGACACGATGTAACTAAAAATGGCGGAACCAGAGCAGTTCCAATTTATCAGACTACTTCGTATGTATTTAATAATTCAGATCATGCGGCCAATTTATTTGGTCTTGCAGAAGAGGGATATATTTATACCCGATTAAATAACCCGACAAATGACGTTCTAGAAAAGCGTTTGGCAGTTTTAGAAGGTGGCATTGGTGCTGTAGTTACAGCCTCGGGAGCATCAGCAATATCGACAGCTTTGTTAGTGTTGCTAAAAGCCGGAGACCACATTGTAGCTTCTAGCAGTTTATATGGCGGAACCTATAATTTATTGAAAGTAACATTACCAAGATTGGGGATTACCACAACTTTTGTAGATGCCACAGATCCTGAAAATTTCACTTTAGCAGCTAAACAAAATACGAGAGTATTCTTTGTAGAAAGTCTTGGAAATCCAAAACTCGATGTGCTAAATTTAAAATCAATTGCTGAAGAAGCTAAGAAATTCAAAGTTCCTTTTATAGTAGACAACACAGTCGCTTCCCCATATTTATTGAATCCAATTGAACATGGAGCAGATATTGTTATTCATTCTTTGACCAAATATATTTCAGGAAATGGAACTTCATTAGGCGGAGTAATCATTGATGCTGGAAAATTTGATTGGTCAAATGGAAAATTCCCGGAATTTACAGAGCCTTCCGCAGGATATCATGGTTTAATATATCATCAAGCGTTAGGAAACGCAGCTTTTATTGCAAAAGCACGCATCGAAGGGCTACGAGATCATGGAGCTGCATTGAGTCCTTTTAATGCTTTCCAAATCATACAAGGATTAGAAACTTTAGAAGTTCGTATTAAAAGGCACAGTGAAAACGCATTGGCACTAGCACAATGGCTTGAGGTTCAGGATGAGGTTGCTTGGGTAAATTATCCGGGCTTAAAATCGAGCAAATATTATGTTTTAGTTCAAAAATATTTGCCAAAAGGGCAAAGTGGCGTCGTAACTTTTGGTTTAAAAGCAGGTTTTGACGCAGCCAAAAAAGTGGCCGATAACACGAAGCTATTTTCCATCCTAGCTAATATCGGGGATACCAAATCCTTAATTATTCATCCTGCCAGCACCACACACCAACAGTTGACGGATGAGGAACAAATCTCAACAGGCGTTACCAAAGATTTAATTAGACTGTCCGTTGGACTTGAAGATATAGAGGATTTAAAAGCAGATTTAAAAGCTGTTTTTGAAACCATTAAAGCACCACAATTAGCTTGATATTGTGTTTTTTTTTGTTAGTAAAACTGCCTTAGCTACTTGGATTGTTAGCCTAAGGTAGTTTTTACAAAAAAGCAGAATTCGGTTATTTGTTTTGGAAGCAGTAAAATCAGGTATTTTCAGGTTTTATGGTTCCTGCTCTTCGCTAAATCTTTACTTTTTTAAAGAAAAAAAGTAAAGTATATCGCTTCGATCAGGGCTAAAAGGAAATATTAGTACTGTTTTGCGACGACTTCCAATTGCAATCGAACTCAGGTAAATGTTAATTTTTAAAATATTCGAAAATGGAAAATTTAGAAAAAATAGATCTCTTTAATTTTGATTTAGAAATAGGAAAACAAAAGGCATATCTGCCTTTGTTTTATCACGTATTTGGGAGACCATTAGGGACTGCTCCCGTTGTAGTAGTGAATCATTCTTTGACAGGAAACTCTAAAGTTACTGGAGAAAAAGGATGGTGGAGCGGCATAGTCGGCGAAAATAAAGCAATTGATACTGATTATTTTACAGTAATAGTTTTTAATATTCCAGGAAATGGATATGATGATAATCTGGATAATTTGATAGACAATTATCGAGATTATAGTGTTCGAGACATAGCGAGAATCTTTTGGGAAGGCTTATTTTTCTTAAATGTAAAAAATGTATATGCCATAATTGGCGGTAGTTTAGGAGGAGCGATAACATGGGAAATGGCAGCGTTGCAGCCTGATAAAATTGATAATTTAATTCCAATTGCAACAGACTGGAAAGCTACGGATTGGGTTATAGCAAATGTCTTGATTCAAGATCAAATTCTAAATCACTCGGATGATCCAATCGTTGATGCCCGTCTGCATGCTACTTTACTGTATAGAACTCCAGAATATGTCAATCAAAGGTTTAGAAGAAGCAAATTAGATGAATTATCAGCTCTGAAAATTGAGAATTGGTTAATGGATCATGGTTTTAAATTGAAAAATAGATACCGATTGGCAGCTTATAAATTGATGAATCATCTGCTCAAAACAATTGATATCACCAAAAACAGGTCCGATTTTTTAACAGTGGCAAATGCTATTGAGAGCAATATTCATCTTATAACTGTCGATACAGATTATTTGTTTATTGCCGAAGAAACCCGTAAAACCTACAGAGAATTGACCAATAAAAAACAAAATGTTTTTTATCATCAAATTCAGTCCATTCATGGTCATGATGCATATTTGATTGAATTCAATCAGCTGGCTGATATTTTAAAGCCAATTTTTAGCTATCATAAAAACCAGCTTTATGCCAGCGCTTAGAATAAATGTAATCCTTTTGGCTCTAAAGCAAATAAAAAGCACCCCAAATGAAATTAAATTATATAGCTTTTGCAGTTCCATTTTTTGCATTTTTTATGCTTTTGGAATACTATATTAGTGTAAGAAAAAATAAAAAACTTCATCATTTTAATGAAAGTATTGCCAATCTTAATATTGGAATTGTTGAGCGCATTGCTGATCTTTTAACTACGGGAACTTTTTTCTTTATTTTTTCTTGGCTGAATGCAAACTTCTCTATTTTTTCAATTGAATCCACTGCTGTGACTTGGATTCTTTTGTTTCTGGCTACAGATCTGCTTTGGTATTGGTATCACAGATTCGGGCATACGGTCAATCTTTTTTGGGCATCACATATTGTACATCATCAAAGTGACGATTTTAATTATACAGCTGCGGCTAGAATAACGGTTTTTCAGGCTTTTGCCAGAGGTTTGTTTTGGTGCGTGTTGCCTATTATTGGTTTTAATGCCCAGATGATTACTGTATTATTGCTAATTCATGGAACGTATCCTTTTTTTACTCATACACAGTTAGTGGGAAAACTGGGATGGCTGGAATATATTATTGTTACGCCGTCGCACCATAGAGTTCATCATAGCAGTAATCCAGAATATTTGGATAAAAATTATGGGGACATGTTAATTATTTGGGATAAAATTTTTGGAACTTTTATAGAAGAGACAGCTGAACCAAAATTTGGATTGACTAAGTCATTAGGGAGTTATAGTTTTTTATGGCAGCATTTTCATTATGTTTTGGAATTAACAGTAGCCTTTAGAATGGCCAAAACAATCAGACAAAAACTGAAAGTAATTTTTGGAGGTCCAAATGATATCGATGGAAGAATACGGTTGCTTCTGGAAAGAAAGCTTTCTAAAAAAACAGTTGATATTGATATTAAATATTCAAAGAAACTGACAAATTCAATTATTGCAAAGACAATTGTAACAATGACTATATTGTTTTTAACAATTCTCTTTTCAGAATTTATAACTGCTTTTACTATTTTTTTAATAACTGTCTTTATTGTTTTGAGCGTAATTGCTACTGGAGCTATGCTAGATCAAAAGAAATGGATTTTTCATTTGGATTTTTTAAGGGGTATTATAATTGGTTATTTGAGTTTTTCCTTTTTCCCAAATTCATTTTTGCATTTAGTTATAATATTGTTAGGCGGATTAGGAGTTTTATTTTACCAGACAATACACTCAAAGTATCAGAATTTCCTGTTTTCGACATAGTTTTTAGTTATGGAATAGTTTAAAAACGAGAAAATTTTGTTAAAAAATCACAAGTATTTGCCAAAGTTTGTGCATGGATATTTATAAAGTGCTGATTTTTTATCAGTTATTATTTTAATTAAATATTTATTAATCATTAAATTTACGTTTAGTGTTTGGAAAATTGAAAAAAAGTTTAGATATTTGTAAAACAAAAGAAAAAAGAGGAAAAATGAGATTTAATTTATGCAATATGTCTAAAAAAGCCATTCAGGTGAAAACCTGCAAGGGGAGGTGTATATAGCTTTATTTTAAATTAAATAATATATAGCAAAAAACCTCTCAATAACTTGGGAGGTTTTTTTTATCATTTAAAGGTTAAAAAAATAATAAGAATAAGTAAAACAATAATTAAGCATGCCCCAACTTTACACGATTAACATTACCGTTTGCCAGTCAAAGAAGATTATGATGCGTAAGTACGCCATGGTGTGTGTTTGTATACGTTGATTCCAGAAGTATAAGTTTAAGATAAAACTTAAAACCCTTTTGGATATGCGTCTAAAAGGGTTTTTTGTTTTCAAAGGGCAAGAAAGTCAGAATTTAAAAATAATAAAAGCACTATAAGCTTTGTTCAAATAAAAATTAAAAAAAAGAAATTATGAGTTCAAATAAATTTGCTACTGATGCATTGCACGCAGGACACGATGTAACAAAACACGCAGGGACACGCGCAGTGCCTATTTATCAAACGACATCTTATGTTTTTAATAATTCAGAGCATGCCGCCAATTTATTTGGTCTTGCCGAATCAGGATTCATATATACTCGATTGAATAATCCAACCAATGACATTTTGGAGCAGCGTTTGGCAGCGTTAGAAGGTGGTATTGGAGCAGTAGTAACCGCATCTGGAACTGCGGCAATTGCAACATCATTATTAGTACTGCTAAAAACAGGAGACCATATTGTAGCTTCAAACAGTTTGTATGGCGGAACTTATAATTTATTGAGTGCAACATTGCCAAGACTGGGAATCACTACCACATTTGTTGATCCCTCAGATCCAGCAAATTTTACGAAAGCAGCAAAAGAAAATACTAGAGTATTCTTTGCGGAAAGTCTGGGAAATCCAAAATTAGACGTTCTTGATCTTAAAGCCATTTCGGCAGAAGCCAAATCATTTAAAGTTCCTTTCATTGTAGATAACACAGTTCCCTCTCCTTATTTATTAAATCCAATTGAGCATGGAGCCAATATTGTAATTCATTCCCTGACCAAATATATTGCTGGGAATGGTACTTCACTGGGAGGAGTGGTTATTGATGCAGGAACTTTTGATTGGAGCAGCGGTAAGTTTCCAGAGTTCACAGAACCATCGCCGGGATATCACGGATTAGTGTATCACGAGGCACTTGGAAACGCAGCGTTTATTGCAAAAGTAAGAATCGAAGGGCTGCGGGATTATGGAGCAGCGCTGAGTCCGTTTAATGCTTTTCAGATTATACAGGGATTAGAAACCCTGCCTGTTCGAGTCCAGAAGCACAGCGAAAACGGATTGGCTTTGGCGCAGTGGTTAGAAAAACAGGAAGCCGTGGCTTGGGTCAATTATCCTGGTTTGAAGTCAAGTAAATATTATGATTTAGCCCAGCAATATTTACCAAAAGGACAAAACGGTTTGCTGACATTTGGTTTAAAAGGAGGATTTGAAGCTGCCAAGAAAGTGGCTGATGAAACGAAATTATTTTCACTTTTAGCCAATATTGGAGACACCAAATCCTTGATTATCCATCCATCCAGTACAACGCATCAACAGTTGTCTGATGCAGAGCAGGTAGCCACAGGAGTTACCAAAGATTTGATTCGATTGTCAGTAGGACTGGAAGATATAGAAGATTTAAAAGCCGATTTATCAGCCGTTTTTGCAGAATTAACAGTAAAAGTATAAGTGCACAATTGTTTTTTTAGAAAATGAAACTCATTGTGCTATAAAAAAGAAGAGAATGTTGTAAAACATTTGAAATATAAGCCATAAAAAAAGACATTAATTACAAAAATAAGTATCATGAAAATTATAACATATATCACAAGCAGAGTAGAGTTACTAAAAAAAGCAATTTTGAGGACTATAACAGTAGAACCTTTTAACCCGATGAAAGAATTGAATCATCCAAGATTTCACGTAGATGAAAACTTTGATTTGAAAGCTAAAAAAGGCAACAGTTCTTTATTGTTTCACATGTACTCAAAAGAGAATGAAACTCTTTTTATTTGAAGCATAAGTAAGATACCTCGGGAAATATTCAGGTAAAAATTATTTGCCAAGAACTTCACGGATAAAAACATGCCATATTCTTTTTGGAATTAAAAGAAATGTGTGAGAATAAGTGAACTTTTGGCAAATTTTTTATTAGCGCCGAATGGTCGTTTCTAGCAAGAGTTTAATAATTATTTGGTCGTTTCATAAAATTGTAGTTAATTTGCACCTTTAAGTTCAGAAACGTATTGAAATGTTATAAAGAAAGGACGAGGGATTAGACCCGATGAAGCCTTAGCAACCCTTCGATTTATCGAAGAAGGTGCTGCATTCTACCACGCCAAACGTGGAAAGATAACACAAAGAATTCATTTAGGTTTTCTAACTTTCTTCATAATATTTCCAGGTACAAATCAAAAAATCAAAAAGATTTGAAATTGGAAAATAAACCAACAATAATTACTATACAAAATTTCACTACCGAAAGTGGTGCTTTTTTTGCTTCAATCAATTTAAGTTATCAGATTTTTGGTCTGGCACTGCATACGGCACCTATTGTTTTGGTTAATCACGCATTGACTGGGAATTCACATGTTGTGGGGTCAAAAGGATGGTGGAATGTACTTATAGGTAAAAACAGAACAATTGACACTGATAAATATACAATACTTGCTTTTAATGTGCCGGGAAATGGTTATGACGATACTATTATCGAAAACTATTTGGATTTTACGGCTAGAGATGTGGCCAGACTGTTTATAGAAGGGGTAAAATCGCTTCAGATTAATCAGTTGTTTGCCATTATTGGCGGTTCTGTAGGAGGAGGAATTGCTTGGGAAATTGCCGCATTGGAACTACAGATAACAAAACATTTAATTCCGATTGCAACCGACTGGAAATCGACAGATTGGCTTATTGCCAATTGTTTTCTGCAGGAACAAATTTTGAATAATTCGGCAAAGCCAATTGAAGACGCACGCATTCACGCGATGTTATGTTATAGAACGCCAGAATCTTTTAAGGCTAAATTTGACCGAACCATAAACGAAGAATTGGCTGTTTTT
Protein-coding sequences here:
- the metK gene encoding methionine adenosyltransferase; protein product: MAYLFTSESVSEGHPDKVADQISDALIDNFLAFDADSKVACETLVTTGQVILAGEVKSNTYLDVQQIAREVIRKIGYTKSEYMFEANSCGILSAIHEQSADINQGVDRASKEEQGAGDQGMMFGYATNETENYMPLALDLSHKLLQELAILRRENNEITYLRPDAKSQVTLEYSDDNKPTRIDAIVISTQHDDFDEEATMLAKIKKDIIEILIPRIIAKNPAHAHLFNDKIQYHINPTGKFVIGGPHGDTGLTGRKIIVDTYGGKGAHGGGAFSGKDPSKVDRSAAYATRHIAKNLVAAGVADEILVQVSYAIGVAKPMGIFIDTYGTSKVKLTNGEIAKKVEAIFDMRPYFIEQRLKLRNPIYSETAAYGHMGRTPETVTKTFSAPGGNEKTVTVELFTWEKLDFVDQVKTAFGL
- a CDS encoding O-acetylhomoserine aminocarboxypropyltransferase/cysteine synthase family protein; amino-acid sequence: MSTQNFATNALHAGHDVTKNGGTRAVPIYQTTSYVFNNSDHAANLFGLAEEGYIYTRLNNPTNDVLEKRLAVLEGGIGAVVTASGASAISTALLVLLKAGDHIVASSSLYGGTYNLLKVTLPRLGITTTFVDATDPENFTLAAKQNTRVFFVESLGNPKLDVLNLKSIAEEAKKFKVPFIVDNTVASPYLLNPIEHGADIVIHSLTKYISGNGTSLGGVIIDAGKFDWSNGKFPEFTEPSAGYHGLIYHQALGNAAFIAKARIEGLRDHGAALSPFNAFQIIQGLETLEVRIKRHSENALALAQWLEVQDEVAWVNYPGLKSSKYYVLVQKYLPKGQSGVVTFGLKAGFDAAKKVADNTKLFSILANIGDTKSLIIHPASTTHQQLTDEEQISTGVTKDLIRLSVGLEDIEDLKADLKAVFETIKAPQLA
- a CDS encoding alpha/beta fold hydrolase translates to MENLEKIDLFNFDLEIGKQKAYLPLFYHVFGRPLGTAPVVVVNHSLTGNSKVTGEKGWWSGIVGENKAIDTDYFTVIVFNIPGNGYDDNLDNLIDNYRDYSVRDIARIFWEGLFFLNVKNVYAIIGGSLGGAITWEMAALQPDKIDNLIPIATDWKATDWVIANVLIQDQILNHSDDPIVDARLHATLLYRTPEYVNQRFRRSKLDELSALKIENWLMDHGFKLKNRYRLAAYKLMNHLLKTIDITKNRSDFLTVANAIESNIHLITVDTDYLFIAEETRKTYRELTNKKQNVFYHQIQSIHGHDAYLIEFNQLADILKPIFSYHKNQLYASA
- a CDS encoding sterol desaturase family protein translates to MKLNYIAFAVPFFAFFMLLEYYISVRKNKKLHHFNESIANLNIGIVERIADLLTTGTFFFIFSWLNANFSIFSIESTAVTWILLFLATDLLWYWYHRFGHTVNLFWASHIVHHQSDDFNYTAAARITVFQAFARGLFWCVLPIIGFNAQMITVLLLIHGTYPFFTHTQLVGKLGWLEYIIVTPSHHRVHHSSNPEYLDKNYGDMLIIWDKIFGTFIEETAEPKFGLTKSLGSYSFLWQHFHYVLELTVAFRMAKTIRQKLKVIFGGPNDIDGRIRLLLERKLSKKTVDIDIKYSKKLTNSIIAKTIVTMTILFLTILFSEFITAFTIFLITVFIVLSVIATGAMLDQKKWIFHLDFLRGIIIGYLSFSFFPNSFLHLVIILLGGLGVLFYQTIHSKYQNFLFST
- a CDS encoding O-acetylhomoserine aminocarboxypropyltransferase/cysteine synthase family protein; amino-acid sequence: MSSNKFATDALHAGHDVTKHAGTRAVPIYQTTSYVFNNSEHAANLFGLAESGFIYTRLNNPTNDILEQRLAALEGGIGAVVTASGTAAIATSLLVLLKTGDHIVASNSLYGGTYNLLSATLPRLGITTTFVDPSDPANFTKAAKENTRVFFAESLGNPKLDVLDLKAISAEAKSFKVPFIVDNTVPSPYLLNPIEHGANIVIHSLTKYIAGNGTSLGGVVIDAGTFDWSSGKFPEFTEPSPGYHGLVYHEALGNAAFIAKVRIEGLRDYGAALSPFNAFQIIQGLETLPVRVQKHSENGLALAQWLEKQEAVAWVNYPGLKSSKYYDLAQQYLPKGQNGLLTFGLKGGFEAAKKVADETKLFSLLANIGDTKSLIIHPSSTTHQQLSDAEQVATGVTKDLIRLSVGLEDIEDLKADLSAVFAELTVKV
- a CDS encoding alpha/beta fold hydrolase, with the translated sequence MENKPTIITIQNFTTESGAFFASINLSYQIFGLALHTAPIVLVNHALTGNSHVVGSKGWWNVLIGKNRTIDTDKYTILAFNVPGNGYDDTIIENYLDFTARDVARLFIEGVKSLQINQLFAIIGGSVGGGIAWEIAALELQITKHLIPIATDWKSTDWLIANCFLQEQILNNSAKPIEDARIHAMLCYRTPESFKAKFDRTINEELAVFNIESWLNHHGEKLQKRFQLSAYKLMNQLLKTIDISRNRESFVAVASQIEADIHIIGINSDLFFTVNENKETYETLKKHKENVTFQEIDSIHGHDAFLIEYKQLDKLLKGIFKLEKNISK